In the genome of Candidatus Omnitrophota bacterium, one region contains:
- the holB gene encoding DNA polymerase III subunit delta' codes for MSFKDILGQDRAVVFLKSSIAGGRVAHAYIFFGPEGVGKRSAALNFAKALNCGGKDAPCDPSAGSGSHAELVEACDECVSCRKIDAGNHPDVIVLNLADTGEREKEKTSIGIEEIREAQRRIWLKPYEAHTKVYIIDGAEYLTSQASNALLKTMEEPPPQTVMILLAKSVRELLPTIASRAEHVKFFPLQAGTVKDILTKRHKIDGAKADILSRISCGSAGKALLYDNADFSGQRKEVIEALKKKRFLEMETDGLSKTELKMRLEIMLSWYRDLLVAKAGTEGAPEFINFDERSAIELSARDAEFDMLDDAIKQIISTGEMLDQSANTKLAMAALGLKLN; via the coding sequence GTGTCATTCAAAGACATACTAGGGCAGGATAGAGCCGTAGTTTTCCTTAAGAGCTCCATCGCGGGAGGCAGGGTCGCGCACGCGTACATATTCTTCGGCCCTGAAGGCGTCGGAAAGAGATCGGCTGCCCTGAATTTCGCTAAGGCGCTCAATTGCGGAGGAAAAGACGCCCCCTGCGATCCTTCGGCAGGCTCAGGATCGCACGCTGAGCTTGTCGAAGCGTGCGATGAATGCGTTTCGTGCAGGAAGATAGACGCTGGTAATCACCCCGATGTAATCGTGCTGAATTTAGCAGACACCGGCGAAAGGGAAAAGGAGAAAACTTCTATAGGCATAGAAGAGATCCGGGAGGCGCAAAGACGGATTTGGCTGAAACCTTACGAAGCGCATACAAAAGTATATATAATAGACGGGGCTGAGTATCTTACCTCGCAGGCGTCGAACGCATTGTTAAAGACCATGGAAGAGCCTCCGCCGCAAACGGTTATGATATTACTGGCGAAGAGCGTCAGGGAGCTTCTTCCGACGATCGCCTCACGCGCCGAGCACGTTAAATTTTTCCCGCTCCAGGCTGGGACAGTCAAGGATATACTTACGAAAAGGCATAAGATAGACGGGGCGAAAGCGGACATCCTGTCGCGTATTTCATGCGGCAGCGCCGGGAAAGCCCTTCTTTATGACAACGCTGATTTTTCGGGACAGCGTAAAGAGGTAATAGAGGCTCTGAAGAAGAAGAGGTTCCTGGAGATGGAGACCGACGGCTTGTCCAAGACGGAATTGAAGATGCGGCTCGAGATAATGCTTTCATGGTACAGGGACCTATTAGTAGCGAAAGCCGGGACCGAAGGCGCCCCGGAATTCATCAATTTCGATGAGCGCTCAGCGATCGAGCTTTCAGCAAGAGATGCGGAATTCGATATGCTCGACGACGCCATAAAGCAGATAATATCGACGGGTGAGATGCTGGATCAGAGCGCCAATACGAAACTTGCGATGGCGGCGCTGGGGTTGAAATTGAATTAA
- the tmk gene encoding dTMP kinase translates to MAKKGLKRGLFITFEGVEGCGKSTQARLIYDHLSKLSYDCVITREPGGTKAGELIRDVLLRSRGVEISDLTELFLFEASRSQIVEELIRPCLAKKKIVICDRFNDATFSYQGYGGKVPMKTIKTLDTAATGGLKPDLTILLDVDAVTGLGRARKKGVDRMEKKDIAYHKRVRNGYLKLAGQDPARMKIISVTSTIDGTQELVRREVGRVIQRHTRAG, encoded by the coding sequence ATGGCGAAGAAAGGCCTGAAACGCGGCTTATTCATAACGTTCGAAGGTGTTGAGGGCTGCGGTAAGAGCACTCAGGCGCGCCTTATCTATGATCATCTTTCGAAACTCTCTTACGATTGCGTAATAACGAGAGAGCCTGGTGGGACCAAAGCCGGCGAGCTTATAAGGGACGTCCTTTTGAGGTCCAGGGGTGTTGAAATATCCGACCTTACGGAATTGTTTCTTTTTGAGGCTAGCCGCTCGCAGATTGTGGAAGAGCTGATAAGGCCGTGCCTGGCGAAGAAGAAGATCGTGATATGCGACAGGTTCAATGACGCGACGTTCAGCTACCAGGGATACGGCGGAAAGGTCCCAATGAAGACGATCAAAACCCTGGATACGGCGGCTACGGGTGGTTTAAAACCTGACCTGACGATACTGCTTGATGTAGATGCCGTGACCGGACTAGGGCGCGCCAGAAAAAAAGGCGTTGACAGGATGGAGAAGAAGGATATCGCTTATCACAAGAGGGTGCGTAACGGTTATCTGAAATTGGCCGGGCAAGATCCCGCCAGGATGAAAATCATAAGTGTTACGTCGACTATCGACGGAACTCAAGAACTTGTCAGACGAGAGGTAGGCCGTGTCATTCAAAGACATACTAGGGCAGGATAG